The Haliotis asinina isolate JCU_RB_2024 chromosome 2, JCU_Hal_asi_v2, whole genome shotgun sequence genomic interval aagactgagactgtaaaaggatgatgttttaacatgtttatgtaagtaaaacgccagaagttaataaacgtaatgagttacatgacgcaacatggttctcaataatttctgggaatactatatattaaagaagttgcatGTCCACAGAACTCTCTTTGTTGTTCATCAaagcaacttctaaatgccactgaAAGAAACAATGCCATGAATGGTTACCATGACACCAAGCCTGACAACATCGAGATAGTGACCTCTTATGATTTGCCTAGGTTTGTGATAAAACACTTCTAACCTAGACTCCCCACTTGACTAGAAGATCTTGGTTGGTTTAACTTTGCGTGTAATACATAGGGTTTTAGTGATGAAGACCTTAAGAAGGATGCTTTCAAATCTCTTAAGGGCATGCTGAAGCTATGGATGGTGATCATggcaacatgtacatatacatctgAGGCTTTGAATATTTCTGGGTTAGACACAAGCATATGGTCCTGAAACTAAGCCGCCATATCTTTCCATGTCTTGCCATAACTGTATAGTCCATTTCCACAAAGCATTTCAGTACTCAGGTGATTGTAAataccatactttaacatagggTTGTGCTTGTTGTAGctctaagattgctttgtgcaagtggacccaGCTCTTAATGTTGTACTGTTTAAAAGCCAATGTAATGTTTTATGTATCTTTGATCCTATCAACTCACAAGCTCAGTGACTGATGATAAGTGTTTACCAACATTTGGAATGAATCACCTCTGctttggtccagactccaacatttatagccagctgccatattgttgaaatgttgctaaCTGCAAGGCCACTCACTGCCTCACTCAGTTACACATCAACTCACTCAGATACTTACCAAACTCACTCAGCTACTCACGCAGCTACTCACCGACTCACCTACTCACCGACTCACTCAGCTACACATCAACTTACTCAGATACCTACCGACTCACTCTGCTACTCACCGACTCACCCAGCTACTCACCGGCTCACTCAactactcactgactcactcagatACTCACCGACTCAATCAGCTACACATCAAGTCACTCAGATACTCACCGACTCACTCAGCTACTCATCAACCTCACTCAGCtactcactcagccactcacCGACTCACTCAGCTACACATCAACCTCACTCAGCTACTCACTCAGCTACTCACCAACTCACCGACTCACTCAGATGCTCACCGACTGACTCAGCTACACATCAACTCACTCAGGTACTCACAGACTCACTCAGCTACTCATCAACCTCACTCAGCTACTCACTCAGCTACTCACCAACTCACCGACTCACTCAGCTACACATCAACTCACTCAGGTACTCACCGACTCACTCAGCTACTCATCAACTCACTCAGCTACTCACTCAGCTACTCACCAACTCACCGACTCACTCAGCTACACATCAACTCACTCAGGTACTCACCGACTCACTCAGCTACTCATCAACTCACTCAGCTACTCATCAACCTCACTCAGCTACTCTCTCACCGACTCACggactcactcaccaactcactgactcactcagctactcactgactcactcagctACACATCAACTCACTCAGCTACTCACCAAGTCACTCAGCTACTCAccaactcaccaactcactcagaTACTCACCGACTCACTCAGCTAAACATCTACTCACTCAGGTACTCACCGACTCACTCAGCTACTCATCAACCTCACTCAGCTACTCACTCAGCTACTCACCGACTCACTCAGCTACTCATCAACCTCACTCAGCTACTCACTCAGCTACTCACCGACTCACTCAGATACACATCAACTCAATCAggtactcactgactcactcagctACACATCAACTCACTCAGCTACTCACCAAGTCACTTAGATACTCACCAACCTCACTCAGCTACTCACCGACTGTTGCAATGACCTGCTGCAGGAGAGGCACAGCCTTGGTGGGCTTGTTGACGATCTTGTAGAAGGTGGCCAGTGTTGCCATGGCCAGCAGAAGGTAGTTGCTGTCCTTCGTTTGACAGAGACGCATGTATGACACACTCTGCTCCAGCTGCTTCTCAGCCTCATCCAGTCTAGAGAAGGGATGTAGACAATACGTGACATGGTCCAGCAATAATCATCTGTCATGTTTGGGCAACTGACACCTGAGAAGCTTACAGAATTTAGTTCTTCAAGGAATTCGAACTTCCTACATGGTGCTGCTTTATTTACTCATCATCATTTTAACAaggaaaatgaaacatattccAAATATGAATCTTCAATGAAATGTCCCTTAAATCAACACATCAAATGAAGTGAAATGACATTTGTATTTATACTATTTTGTTTTTCTCCTTTAAAACACATCAGCATGGCATCATTTAGCTTCAACTGACCCCACAGCTTGATAAATGAAACCACTGACAAGTACAAATGCCAGAATGCAACAACAGTAACTTTAAACCATTATCCCAGATTTTCACCTTGGAGGGTTTCTTCTTGTTTCAAATGCATTCATTTGATGAACCATTTCTTTGGATCAAGTCTGAACTTTTTCACCACTCATTACATCATAATTATTCATAAATACTGACAATAGCCTTCCAAGTCATTACACCAATTCTAATATCAACTCAAGCAccattttaaaatgaaatcaaacataCATGAAAATGATACCATAGCTAGAAAagcaaattcagaaaatgacCAAATATCATTTCCTGTAAACAATGCTATCTAACACATCAGCATCTTCAAACGCATGCATACTTAATAAATATCCATACAGGTTCTTCTCTCAATCATTTGAATGTAATGTAAGATATAAGGAATATTATGATTATATAAAATCTTGTCAGTTGTTCTTCAACAGCGCTGTTGATAAAAATTATTACTTTTTTACTGAAAAGGGCTTAGGTTTGAtgtaaaaaatgtgttttactcCATTGTTGTACTTGTTCCAAAACATCTCTCAAGTGTGTCTTGGGGTAGTGAGTAGGGGATAGACATAACAACTAGTTAAAAAGAGTagtggaacactagatggggtAGTTTCTCTCTAAATCTTGTACGTATGTATAACAGGTATTACAAACTGACTTGTAGACTAGTTGGATATGACCAATGGTATCTAGCCCTGGACTAAGTGTAAAGTTTGATATGTTTAATGCCTTATTCAACAGAATCACAAGACTTATACTGCAGGGATATATATGTATTAGCTCACATGATAATGCTGGTCAAAAGTTACCTTGTGCCAGAAATTGCAATAAAAGAACATTTGTAGATATAtccatgtatatttatatgGATATAAGCAGAAATATACAacacatatagatatataagtacaaatatacaatataGATGTATAAATATAAGCatgcaaaatacacaaaacTGAACAAGATATAAGaaaatcaaaataatacattaaAAAAATCTATCTACTGCTTTTACATCAGCTATTTGTAGATTCTGGTACTCACAAATCTGCATCCAAATCAGGATGACTTAAAAAACACAGTAAATTTAACTgttaaaacaaaacatctgtcaaatatattttcaacagaCTGAAGAAACTCCTTTTTAAAAGTAAGTACGAAACATATGCATATTGTTTGTTATCCATTATGATTATCATTTGCATACAACTTAATGGatgacaacctcttgtttatTGCACTGAGTGACTTATCAATGTAGATTCTTACCCATTTATCAAGCTACAAAGAAaagtgtaagaatctacattgaaatattgctctatgcaataaacacgTGTATGCTTCACATGCTCAATACTGCCATTTGTTTGCATTGACTCAATACTTAAGACTATATAAGTTACTGGTAATTTTGCTGGGCAAAaacaactgacacagtcactatATAACAGAATGAGATCTTGAGGAAATCAGCAATAAATCACACATTCTTGAAAACATCTATTTTTATTGAGAATCATCACTTTCTAGGTGAAGTGTCTTTTTTGgtgaatgaaaatatactgagagaaaaaaataagggaCCACATGcaaggacaagtgttcctttatctttttccaggtttcttcagaAGCATTGTATCGCAtggcttgtgaagaaacctggaaaaaaataagggagctcttgtgctttcatgtgatcccctTTTTTCCTCCTCACTATATGCACTgtatatgaaaacaaataaatggaTGATATACTATGATCCCCTACCTGTTCATCTTGGAGTATATCTGGCCCAGTAGGGAGTAGACCTGGGCTGACCTGAGACTGATTTCTCCGTAGCTGGTGGACACGATCACCAAGGCCTGCTTAGCCTCAGCCTCAGCCCACCTCAGGGTGGAGTCCTGCTCATCTTTAGGGCAGTTCAATGACTTCCACTGCAGTGCTGACGCTGAGATCCAAATACAGAGAGGGTAAGGGTAGTCAAACAGTAAAGCACAGACTAAACACAACCTTCCCTTGAAAAGAACACAGTAGAGATTTCTTATCAAAGTTCAGGGTCAAAGTCAAAGGTGGTAACCAGGATGGGTGGGCAAGTGggcgagtgagttagtgagttgatGAGTTGATGAATGACTTGATGAATTGCTGAGTGAGTTGATGAGTTGATGAGTGAGTTGATGaggtgatgagtgagtgagttgatgcGTGAAATAGGTTTTATGCTGCcttttccagcaacatcactgcagtggacaccagaaataagttgttgggaattgaacccagaacCCAGGcctgatgagcaaatgcttaaaccactaggcttccccaACACTTTTCGATCAAACATTTAGTGTTGTCAAACTCAAATTTGACATGCGACATGTTATCAAACATGTGttcagaaacaaccaatcaCAGTCAACAAAATTGTCACGTTGTGTTTTGGTCATCTGGTCAACTCGTTGTACAAAATGGCATCGCTCAAATGACAggaaagtttgacaacatgtgtttgatgtgtgaaaacgctagtttcacaaCTTTTAAAGTTTTAGTTTGCCATATGACGTCCACTACAAGTTATATACTCACCAAAAGTACAGAGGAACATGTGAAGCATGGGATGCCCTTGTGGCAGCTGACTTCGAGCAATGCGGACTGCCTCCATAGAGTGGTTGTAGAAGTCATCAGTATCAAACTTCTGGGTGACCATGAGAGCCCGACTCACCGCACGATGTGCCAAAGCCATCTGGATTGTCTCACAGCTGTAGATCCTCATTGCAACTGTCAAACATTCCTGGGGAGCAGACATGATTGTCACATCAGTGAGAGAATGATTGTTTGCTGCAGTGCTGTAAAGAGCATGAGTTACATCACAGTGTCTCATCAGTCAAAGTAAACTaatagtctcagtacttttcctgagtacactccactactgagtcttaCCTTTGAGGCTGACCAATCAGAAGACAGCtcaccaaatcgtgaaagtggacattcagacataccttttgaactctTACCTTGGAAAGGTTTGTACCTGAATGATTCCGAATGATATTTTCCATATGATCGCTTGCATATGATCCGCACATGGAGCACATGATATTATGTGAAAAGCATCTGCTTAATAggatatacaaaacaaaatatcttgTAATTGTGCCTTTCACTCATGCACGATGTTATATTTAGATTTTGATATGTCAGCTGTTTCTTAGTGTATTTATCAGGAATgtataatgtaaatatttttaggATTTGTTTATTAAGATGTTTATCAAACTGTTTCTGTTTGACAAATCCACTAGGTAAAGGTTTATTTATTGTTCATAGAAAATAACTGATTTGTAAGCTCCCATGATGCTTTGTACCTCCTGTCACTCCTCCCACTTGGAATGACAGACAGTGCTGACAATTATTCCCAGTAGAGTCTTCATATAACCTCACCCCTGTGTTTAGTGTTTACACTGGGCCTGGATGGCAAGCAGCATTGCACCAGACTAGCTGTTTTTTTTTCGAAGGTTCCACATGACAAACCTCAAATACTCTTGAACCCAGAAGAGTGAGTCTGTCCTCCTTTTAACGGTGTATACTCAAGATTATTAACACGACAAGTATTAAGCAAATGTCATAGTTTTTAAGGTTGTGTTCGAGATTATTGCACCTTGTACTAATCTGGAGTAATGcttgttttatagtgctagtGTAACATAAGCTTGAGATGAACAGAACACACAGACTGTATGACGCTTCTGGCAATCTGTCCAATTACAAGACGGAGACATACCTTTGCTGCTTGTAATCCATCCTCGCCATGCAGGAACTCACTGCACAGGTGACAGTAGTGCAGCAATGCCTTCAGGTGCAGAGGATGGTACTTGCCGTAAACTGACCTGCAACAAAGTAGCATTACATGTCAGTCTGTCAGTCTGTTATAGATGATATAATCTATAACAGCAAACCTCTACAAAGACTATTTATGATATCATAACATTAAATAGAACACAAAGCTGTAAATCATGCAGATCACAACAAATAGCTACACACTCCTTGAATTATTGTGTTTGGTTCCATGAAAACTGTGCCTTGTTCTTTTCAAATGATGCAAACATTGATGGAAATGATCTTTCTTTGGTGGGTTATTTCTGATTAAAGTGTGTACACATTCTAGTcaaccataggttgagatcattatatctatcaagtttggtctaaaaatattgaacggtttctgagttatgctccggaaacaaaatgattacggacggatggatggacgcgtcaactatatccccccgcactACTAGCTGGGGGATAAAAAGGGAATTTTTAAGGATGTCAACTTCCATAATATGAGgaacacaacatttcagagTGTATTCTTACTTCGTCATCAGATGAATGAAAACTAAGAAGCAGAgagatgtatgtgtacatgGGAAAATAACAGAGAATGATAAAATTAGAAAAATAACTTATTCACCATTATGTGTGTCTCTTGTAACTGCTAATCAAAGACTAATTATGAAGCCACTACACAAATTTCATCAGTTTGATGCACTAGGATATACTGTACAGAATCATGCACTCAGTAACCTTGCCATCTGCACAGCCTGCACAGCCAGCATCTCAGCCTTGTTGACCTGCCACTTGGCACAACATACCATCACAGCATTACACAGACACTCTATCACCTGGGGCGTGTTGTCAGCTTCCACTTCCTGGGGGAACAATGTGAACACTATTACAAACCATGACAAAAACAACAGCCATGAGCACTGAACAGATGcaatcagagctccagataatttttctagctattgggtatttactcccatgtctgtttatgtatgagtaattgtattttttcaagagtaactagcattttgtatactcccactagttaaAAGAATTGAGCACTTTTACACACACTTTCTTTTCCTCATTGGGTGCTGAACTCTTCTAAATACATGAATATGAATGCATCTCAACAGACTAAAAGATTTTAGTAATTGCcatattgtcaaacatttggcagccatgtctaaatactcaacctggaagtcatgtgactattggAGCAAACCACGGACAGTAGGCATCGctaccattagctaatgctgTTTGAGAGTTTGTGCACCATGATGAATTATATGCAAGCCAATTTAGTTaactagatagatagataaataggatatttatatagcgcacatatccacgcactagtgcatgctcaaggcgctggtattttcccctcgatcactggatgtcaatctcagcagcacatcgtatttcagtctcaactccttggggagtatacaactcttgctgccaccaggcgcactgagtttattgtggctctcatCCTAaagaggtacccattcacagctggttggactgggacacataataagtcacagcactttgtccgaGTTTACTGCACACTGCTGTAGTCACAACTAAGTGTTTCCActtattcatgtggccaccatctggtcatctaacaacggattcgtgggttcttttaagtgcacagggttgtgtactgtactctAGGGGTTGtggcaacactgaaagagtctgaacacaaagttgactctaagctttttacacccggtcacaggtgggctcgatcccgaaaccgaaacctcgctggatcactagcctggcgccttagacagcttGCCCACCATAACTGAGTAATGTACGTAAGGTATTATAGACCTgttgggttttaagtgattctaaCATGCTTTTTGTACtcacagatttgtaattaactgagtaaatgtgatttttattgagtaaaatatgcaaatatctggagctctgtacaacatgaaatatactgagggaaaacaTATGAGGTTATATGaaggtgttcctttatttttttccacGTTTCTTTACAAGTAATGCGATACAAAGCTTGAGAAGAAAGCATGGGAAAAagggaacacttgtgttttAGTGTGATACCTTATTGTTTTCCGTCAGTATATCTGGATTACAATTAAACATTCAGGAATTGTTAAAAAGCAATCACTGTTAAAGCAACAACCACTTTTTACTCATGTGGTATGGTTGTACATGTAAATTTCATAGGTAGTTTTCCAATAAACATCTGTATTCATTTATTTTACACTGGAAACATGCTCATTACATGGAGTCTATCACTATAATATGAGGCACAGAGGTATTTTCTTGGACCAATTAGAATAATCCACAACAATTATCAATCAGCATACACAAGTATATAGTATTTGAAAGATTTAAATCCTTTCATACATCTAACAACAAACCATATTTACTGATTATCAGTTAAAGAACATGACTTCCCAGCTGACATCTTTATCGAATCTACTTAAAGTCTAAGTTGAATATTCGTGTTGCTAAATATCTTTGAGTGTTCTCTTTTGAAGCAATACCACAGTATCCTACCAAGAGAAGTGTAAGTTTTAAATCCCACTGACTTACCTTCAGTGCCTTGTGTGCCCACTCATGTGCAGCTGACAAAGAGCCTGTCTCCAACAGCATGAAACTAAGACCAATGAAGGTTCCCGACTCATCAATAATATCCTGTCCAAATGACATCATCTTGATGGCCCAGGTCACCTCAGTGGACCAGAAGTACGCCTGCTGGCTGCCATTAAAATCATAGTTTTGGTTTCTCAGATGCATCAATTTAACATAGCCCTTGTACTTCGCCATCCACGTTTCAATACATGGATTTGTGTTGAGGAACCTTATCAGACCACTCAGCACCTCCTCAGCCTCAGCAAGAGATCCAAAATCCATTAAGAGATCGACTGTTTTGAATCCAGTACTTATAACTTGCTTAGTTGCCTCTGTGCTTTTTGCTACTTCCAATGCTTCAAGCACCGAGTGATATGAGTTTGCAATGTCTTGAATTATATTTACCCCACTCATGATGATATGCCTGAAGTATTTAAGATAAAAGGGATACAATTCTGGCTCAGCCAGCAATTCCTGAAAAGCATCACACATGCTGATTTCAAATCCTAAAGGCAGTTGTTTCCTTCTATTCAGTGCAGCAACAACCTCCAGCTTCCTCATCTTCTGACaggtttttttctctctctcaagcAACTCCTTATCCTCTGGTTCATTCGACTCTGTCAGTAACTGTACCTGTTCTTTTGGAATTTCAATCATGGAATGGAAATTATCTGGAACTGGAACCCATTGATGGAAGAAACCTTTGATAAGGGTCATAGACTCTGGACTCTCCTCACTAAACACAGATGTTTTATCATCTACTTCAGGTTTACTTAAGTTGCTGTTTTGAGTCCCTTTCTCAGTCTCAGTGAATGTACTCTCAGTGACACTTGTATTTGTTCCTCCAAGGTATAAAATATTCTGTGTTCCTTGCTTTTCAGTGATTGCTGGCAGAGGTTCATACTTTGGATACTGAAATGTGTCAACTTTTTTATCAATATCACTGAAACGACTTGCCTGTGAAGCAGGTCGATGGATGACTGTGTTGTCAAGAAATTCAACTAAATCTCTGTACCTTTTACGAAATTCAACATTTGCATCTGGATTCTGTAAAGATTCTCTAAAATATTTGTACCAGTCAGATTCTCTGGGTTTTGTTGGAAGGATGTCAATCAGGATCCGTGCTCTGTCGCTAGGCGTTGTTCCTTTTTCTATTTTCTTCCTGTCTTTCAGGTTAAGGATTCCAGCATCACACAGCTGGTCTAGTACATGCTCAACTTTCAGTTCCTGTACAATAGCAATTCTGTTCACCTTCAGTCTCATAATATTCTGACGATCCATCCCTGATGTTTGTTGAAGAGACTGTGGCAGATCACACCTGAAGAAATAGAAAGCAGGCTTTTATTCTGGCATTCCTTTCAGTGTTGAGATCACCCACACTCTCACACTTTAGTTTGATGTGGAACAGGATAATGCAAGCTGTCAATGATAGATTGCACAGCGATAAGTATGTCAGTGATCAGTCATTAGTTAAATATCTAAAGTTTTGAAATATACATTAAATAGAACTCATATAATTTGTTATTCAAGCAAACAGTGTATATTACTTCATGTGACACTCAAGTACACTGCTCAACTGTTTATATGGGATTAACTGGAATATCATTGGTTTGAAATGCATTGAAGATAAGATTTGTACGTTTAAATATTAGCGTAAAGCTCTGAAGACCTTAGGGCATTATTTTGCAGTTTGATCAAGAAGTATATTTGTCATTTATAATAAGgctttttttttgtaaaaagaAGAAACTAAACGAAAATATTATACCTGATTCTATGAGTATGAGGGTAGTGTCATGACAACAGCGTTAGACACAAGATTAATGTAATACAGTCAATTAAtgttgaaaatacaaatatggaTAATCGTattcttatttatttatcaaCTGTCAGTTATGAACATGGATGAGAAAACAGTGCGGCGGACAAGACGACTTGTTCGCTTGCCTAGCAACTGAAGCAGACAGCTTCTGGCGATGTAAACAAATCGATGTCAAGTGCATCCTTTGATATGCAAGTGAACAAAGTTCAAGTCAACGTCTCATACCCTTTAAGAGTGAACGTGTTTCTTCTCAAACTAGTTGCCATTTCAAAAACAGCCCAACATGTGAAGGAtattaaaaaatcatctcaaacAAGTCAACTTAAGGCTAGTGCCGTTGTCATTCCGCCATTTTACCGGAAGTAGAACAAGTGCGTGTTTATTGCGGAAGTAGAATGCACGTGTTACTTGCGGTGAAGGTCTGTCAAAAGTGAGGACTCTCAGAGCAAATTTGTCGAGATGAATTGTGTGAAGGTAAGCAGACTCGCATCAAATAAAAACCACGCCATTTATCCGTTCACAAGCGGTTCAAACCCGTTAAGACTCCATGCAATCGCAAATGGTCGGAGGTGACGTAAACCTAAAAGTGGTACAGGTCAGGATAAACTTGTCCTAATCACGCAAACCTGTCACAGTCAGGGCACGTACTAATACTGTAATGACGATCGAATCAGCAGTTAGTGGTGGTGTTAAGTATTGTGAAATTTGGGAAGCTGACAAAGTATTTCATTCTCTTtgtcacaaatatgtaaatatgagtAGAATATGACCGTCGAAGCACAGATATGTGCCATAAGAGTATAGTATTGTTACatataaaatgtatttaaaaattAAACATCAGTATCCTGCATCTGTATCCTGCATTTTTGCATAATGTTATAGCAATGAATAAAGTGAGCTTCTGTATCTGTTTTACGCTAGTTTAACATATCATAGTGTTATGACAAGCACTTTctgaatgttatttttatgtttttaattaCTTTAGGCATTGTTGCGAGTATACAGCAATCCGGCTGCTGTTCGTGGCCTCAAGACAACATGTGCAAGACACATTCCTATGGTGCCGATTGTCATAGAACAGACAGGTCGTGGTGAGAGGGCCTACGACATCTACTCCAGGCTGCTCAAGGAAAGAATCATCTGTGTCATGGGTCCAGTAAGtccaggcccccctaagtaactgaaggaattatggcaaatttgaaggaattgcatctcaaatataaacaaacgcagcccactcgcgaaacaatttcagtgatatcggtagtttaccggtaataacataaacacaacgcccctatcggaagcagcgttggtaatacttgaaacacgcttggccatcttcggagatttctcagctccgttccgtgatttgtcggtcgcgtccagaaactcacacatcaaaacatggcatcACTGGACGGAGTACCTGTCTCgatgaattttgtttttaatttctaCTGCTTTCACTTTTCTAATTACCCATGCGTTGAGGTATGAGGTGTCTTCGGAGCTATAGActatttttttaggaaaagatcgtcactgcagaagagcgtcataagtcatgtCCAGGATGTTGTTTACGTACAAACATCGGAAGCCTCCAGGGCATGACTTAGTGAAAGCAGtagaaattaaaaacaaaattcatcAAGACGGGTGCTCTgtccagtgacgccatgttttgatgtgtgagtttctgGATGCGACTGACAAATCACCGAACGTTGctgagaaatctccgaagatggccaaGCGTGTTTCAGTCAGGTATTACCAACATTGCTTCCAATGggggcgttgtgtttatgttattaccggTAAACTACTGATGCCGctgcaatttttttttttttttattattcattCAACTCAGTAGACAGTTACACAAATAAATAATGCAACAGCACAAGTACACAATAAGACAAAAGTTCATATGGATAAAAGTTATACATACTGGATATA includes:
- the LOC137272650 gene encoding uncharacterized protein translates to MATSLRRNTFTLKGCDLPQSLQQTSGMDRQNIMRLKVNRIAIVQELKVEHVLDQLCDAGILNLKDRKKIEKGTTPSDRARILIDILPTKPRESDWYKYFRESLQNPDANVEFRKRYRDLVEFLDNTVIHRPASQASRFSDIDKKVDTFQYPKYEPLPAITEKQGTQNILYLGGTNTSVTESTFTETEKGTQNSNLSKPEVDDKTSVFSEESPESMTLIKGFFHQWVPVPDNFHSMIEIPKEQVQLLTESNEPEDKELLEREKKTCQKMRKLEVVAALNRRKQLPLGFEISMCDAFQELLAEPELYPFYLKYFRHIIMSGVNIIQDIANSYHSVLEALEVAKSTEATKQVISTGFKTVDLLMDFGSLAEAEEVLSGLIRFLNTNPCIETWMAKYKGYVKLMHLRNQNYDFNGSQQAYFWSTEVTWAIKMMSFGQDIIDESGTFIGLSFMLLETGSLSAAHEWAHKALKEVEADNTPQVIECLCNAVMVCCAKWQVNKAEMLAVQAVQMARSVYGKYHPLHLKALLHYCHLCSEFLHGEDGLQAAKECLTVAMRIYSCETIQMALAHRAVSRALMVTQKFDTDDFYNHSMEAVRIARSQLPQGHPMLHMFLCTFASALQWKSLNCPKDEQDSTLRWAEAEAKQALVIVSTSYGEISLRSAQVYSLLGQIYSKMNSHPDLDADLLDEAEKQLEQSVSYMRLCQTKDSNYLLLAMATLATFYKIVNKPTKAVPLLQQVIATVESGGFYLRWVHMCYDNLVKLLQLEGKNKQADEVQKSLTLWLQENPVLDKTVSLETLQQKPPLYKEFMEKYDKWGSTVKKALLGFTAGSGS